From one Leptospira stimsonii genomic stretch:
- the pheS gene encoding phenylalanine--tRNA ligase subunit alpha: MNLSQELDSIYEEAIQKIGASVSEEDLDKNKNDFIGKKGKLTAVLKNVASLSIEEKKTVGQKANELSKKLEAFVSDTKTTLKKKLFESQAASEFFDTLRPLSKPENGSLHPITQIQYEIEDIFASMGFSIMDGPEIETDTNNFGALNFTEDHPAREMQDTFYLENGNLLRTHTSAIQVRTLRHLKPPFRIIAPGRVFRYEEVDASHEHTFYQIEGMVVGKNISAANLIDTMQVLLSRIFEKEIKTRLRPGYFPFVEPGFELDINCLVCEGKGCPVCKQSGWLELLPCGLIHPNVLSHAGLDPKEWTGFAFGLGLDRLVMMRYGIHDIRYFQSGNLRFLKQF; the protein is encoded by the coding sequence ATGAATTTATCCCAAGAACTCGATTCCATCTATGAAGAGGCGATCCAAAAGATCGGCGCTTCCGTCTCAGAAGAAGATTTAGATAAGAATAAGAACGATTTTATCGGTAAAAAAGGAAAGTTGACCGCGGTGTTAAAAAACGTGGCTTCCCTTTCGATTGAGGAAAAAAAGACGGTCGGACAAAAGGCCAACGAGCTTTCTAAAAAACTCGAGGCATTCGTTTCCGATACGAAAACGACTCTAAAGAAAAAACTTTTCGAATCCCAAGCCGCATCCGAATTCTTCGATACGCTACGACCGCTTTCCAAACCGGAGAACGGAAGTCTTCATCCGATCACTCAGATCCAATACGAGATCGAGGACATCTTTGCTTCGATGGGATTTAGTATTATGGACGGACCGGAAATAGAAACGGATACGAATAATTTCGGCGCCCTGAATTTTACGGAAGATCATCCAGCGAGAGAAATGCAGGATACATTTTATCTGGAGAATGGAAATCTTCTGAGAACTCATACTTCCGCGATACAAGTGAGAACGCTAAGACATCTCAAACCGCCTTTTAGAATCATCGCACCGGGAAGGGTGTTTCGTTACGAAGAAGTGGATGCTTCTCACGAGCATACATTTTATCAGATCGAAGGAATGGTCGTGGGGAAAAATATTTCTGCGGCGAATCTGATCGATACGATGCAGGTTTTACTTTCCAGAATTTTCGAGAAGGAAATCAAAACGAGACTCAGACCGGGGTATTTTCCGTTTGTAGAACCCGGATTCGAACTCGATATCAACTGCCTCGTCTGTGAAGGAAAGGGATGTCCAGTTTGTAAACAATCGGGTTGGTTGGAACTTTTGCCTTGTGGATTGATTCATCCGAACGTTTTATCGCACGCAGGTTTGGACCCGAAAGAATGGACCGGTTTTGCGTTCGGTCTCGGATTGGATCGCCTCGTGATGATGCGTTACGGAATTCACGACATCCGTTATTTTCAGTCCGGAAATCTCAGATTCTTAAAACAATTCTAA
- a CDS encoding ABC transporter ATP-binding protein, with translation MIKVKNLSKFYGKKLAIDRLNFELGEGEIVGLLGLNGAGKTTTIRILTGYLIASDGICEIDGTNTFENPLEVKKKIGYLPETPPLYPELSVEEYLKFAARIKQVPIESIDNEIARVCERTNLKDVRRNNIETLSLGFRKRVGIAQALLGNPRIIILDEPVSGLDPKQIVEIRNLIHSLREGHTILLSSHILPEVYKTCTRFLFLHKGRMVYQRDRKQLEEEMEKLSGLEVTLSGTDPESGKKYLSSLPGVIADKTQAIGEDSRGNTFLVSTSTEKEFKDKLFASASSSPRLEYIRKQEVTLEQIFMNQV, from the coding sequence ATGATCAAAGTCAAAAACCTATCTAAATTCTATGGCAAAAAACTCGCCATAGACCGTCTGAATTTTGAATTAGGAGAAGGGGAGATCGTCGGACTTCTCGGCTTGAACGGAGCGGGCAAGACGACGACGATCCGGATTCTTACCGGTTATCTCATTGCTTCCGATGGAATCTGTGAGATCGACGGAACAAACACGTTTGAAAATCCTTTGGAAGTAAAAAAGAAGATCGGATATCTTCCGGAAACTCCACCTCTCTATCCGGAATTGTCCGTCGAAGAATATCTCAAGTTCGCGGCTAGGATCAAACAAGTTCCCATCGAGTCGATCGATAATGAGATTGCGAGGGTTTGTGAAAGAACCAACTTAAAGGACGTTCGAAGAAATAATATCGAAACTCTTTCCCTCGGATTTCGAAAAAGGGTCGGGATCGCACAGGCGCTCTTGGGAAATCCTCGAATCATCATTTTGGACGAGCCCGTTTCCGGTCTCGATCCGAAACAAATCGTCGAGATCCGAAATCTCATTCATTCTCTGAGAGAAGGGCATACGATTCTTCTTTCGAGTCATATTCTTCCGGAAGTTTATAAAACCTGCACACGTTTTCTTTTTCTTCATAAGGGAAGAATGGTTTATCAGAGAGATCGCAAACAGCTCGAAGAGGAAATGGAAAAACTTTCCGGTTTGGAAGTCACTCTTTCCGGAACCGATCCAGAGTCCGGTAAGAAATATCTTTCTTCGCTTCCCGGTGTCATCGCGGACAAAACGCAAGCGATCGGAGAGGATTCGAGAGGTAATACGTTTCTTGTTTCCACCTCGACGGAAAAGGAATTTAAAGATAAACTTTTCGCTTCCGCGTCTTCTTCTCCGCGTCTCGAATACATCCGAAAACAGGAAGTTACGTTAGAACAGATTTTTATGAATCAGGTTTAA
- a CDS encoding acetyl-CoA acetyltransferase, which produces MSEKIYILGGEQTDFQRNWTKEGKTFMSLMREAVQDGLAAVGITPDELKKLNKQNRIGIFVGNFDAEQYATQGHLGAFLTEVDPAFYGIPGGRFEAACASGSIALDAAATKIRAKDYDVAIVLGIEIMKTVSSSVGGDFLGTAAYYEKEAKGVQFPFPKLFGKLADVILERYKLPEQRFMGALAEISRINYDNAKRNPKAQTRSWFMNKEHANARGGEYNMAVGGRLCITDCSQVTDGAAMVVLANKSYTEEYAKKRGKKINTIPRLKGWGHRVAPITFDAKVAESKGDKYILPWTRQTVKDAYDRAELGVKDIDVFETHDCFTSSEYAAISAFGITQPGKEHEAIEDGVIDINGKKPINPSGGLIGVGHPVGASGVRMMLDLYKQVTGTAGNYQVEGAKNGLMLNIGGSATTNVVFIVGK; this is translated from the coding sequence ATGAGCGAGAAAATTTACATCCTCGGCGGGGAACAGACCGATTTTCAAAGAAACTGGACCAAGGAAGGAAAGACCTTCATGTCCTTGATGCGCGAGGCCGTCCAAGACGGTTTAGCCGCAGTGGGAATCACACCCGATGAACTCAAAAAACTAAATAAACAAAATCGAATCGGAATTTTCGTAGGAAACTTCGATGCGGAGCAATATGCAACTCAAGGTCACTTAGGAGCATTTTTAACCGAAGTCGATCCTGCTTTCTACGGAATTCCAGGTGGACGTTTTGAAGCGGCATGTGCTTCCGGCTCCATCGCTCTCGATGCGGCGGCCACAAAAATCCGCGCGAAAGACTACGACGTTGCCATCGTTCTCGGAATCGAGATCATGAAAACCGTAAGTTCTTCCGTAGGTGGAGACTTTTTAGGAACTGCCGCTTATTACGAAAAAGAAGCGAAAGGAGTTCAATTTCCTTTCCCAAAACTTTTCGGAAAACTCGCGGACGTAATTTTGGAAAGATACAAACTTCCGGAACAAAGATTCATGGGAGCACTTGCTGAAATTTCAAGAATCAACTACGACAACGCGAAGAGAAATCCGAAAGCACAAACTCGTTCTTGGTTTATGAACAAAGAACACGCTAACGCAAGAGGTGGAGAATACAATATGGCAGTGGGAGGAAGACTCTGCATTACCGATTGTTCTCAAGTGACCGACGGCGCGGCGATGGTAGTACTCGCTAACAAATCTTATACGGAAGAATACGCGAAAAAAAGAGGAAAGAAGATCAACACGATCCCAAGACTGAAAGGTTGGGGACACAGAGTTGCGCCAATCACTTTTGACGCGAAGGTCGCAGAATCCAAAGGGGACAAATACATTCTCCCTTGGACAAGACAAACCGTAAAAGACGCTTACGATAGAGCCGAACTCGGAGTAAAAGACATCGATGTTTTTGAAACTCACGACTGCTTCACTTCATCCGAATATGCGGCGATCTCAGCTTTTGGTATCACGCAACCAGGAAAAGAACACGAAGCAATCGAAGACGGCGTGATTGACATCAACGGGAAAAAACCAATCAACCCGTCCGGCGGACTCATCGGAGTTGGACACCCAGTCGGTGCATCCGGAGTTCGGATGATGCTCGATCTTTACAAACAAGTCACTGGAACAGCCGGAAACTATCAGGTAGAAGGCGCTAAGAACGGATTGATGTTGAACATCGGTGGATCCGCAACAACGAACGTGGTTTTCATCGTAGGAAAATAA
- a CDS encoding gamma-glutamyltransferase family protein: MNRILKYILGSLFSLIVLLFFLYFTFSRPNEILEFNDPYHQDRPLAEGSKMMVASGHPLATKVALEILEKGGNAADAGIAALLVLNVTQGEEASFPGVAPLLFYDSKTQKVESYIGAGKAPSKATIEYFQSRGHKYIPTLKYSSQLIPASPDVIVALLKKYGTMSFTEVSAPAIKIAEEGFPVHRILMRNLNINIFKRFGFSILLPYNAEVYLDKKWWKPLYQNERFRRPALGKTLREIAKVESETFRLNPDRNKALDAVRKYFYEGPIVDRIIQAHDANDGTMVRSDFTTYSGGWEEPLQGNYGPYTIFSNQTWNQGAVVPIALQILDGIDLKSMGHNSPKYIHTVAQAIELAMADREKYFGDPAFVDVPLEGLLSKEYASERRKLLQPTAFGKTPPFGNPVVYQKKNVSNSLDSQRKKKNFLRNQNDSPIDQNQLSIENTSDSSNLNTSVLRRMIGKLNSFETPLAFHSSVEDRQLSLWEKTGKIGRDTTYLSIIDPKGNSLSLTPSDFPQSPMIEGDITLGIRMTQFRLDPNHPSALLPGKRPTITPNASMVFKDGKFLMSFGTPGGDMQTQATIQVFLNMFVFGMNPQAAVNAPRFRSLNWPDAFSPHAYYPGRLELEKEIDMNHGKALKELGYDVIGRDAWEYDFAAPCISLKDPKTGKLYGGADPRKESWAEGR, encoded by the coding sequence ATGAACCGGATTCTAAAATACATTCTTGGAAGTCTTTTCAGTCTAATCGTTCTTCTCTTCTTCCTCTACTTCACTTTTTCTAGACCCAATGAAATCTTAGAATTCAACGATCCTTATCATCAAGATCGCCCTCTTGCAGAAGGATCAAAAATGATGGTAGCATCCGGTCACCCTCTCGCGACAAAAGTAGCGCTGGAAATTTTAGAAAAAGGAGGAAACGCGGCCGACGCGGGAATTGCCGCCTTACTCGTGTTAAACGTTACACAAGGCGAAGAAGCCTCTTTTCCCGGAGTTGCTCCCTTACTCTTTTACGATTCGAAAACGCAGAAAGTGGAAAGTTATATCGGCGCGGGAAAGGCACCTTCCAAAGCTACGATCGAATACTTTCAATCCAGGGGACACAAATACATTCCAACTTTGAAATATAGTTCTCAGTTGATTCCCGCTTCCCCCGACGTAATTGTCGCGCTTCTAAAAAAATACGGGACGATGAGTTTCACAGAGGTCAGCGCTCCGGCGATCAAAATTGCGGAAGAAGGCTTCCCCGTTCACCGTATTCTGATGCGGAATCTAAATATCAATATTTTCAAACGATTCGGATTTTCCATTCTTCTTCCATACAATGCAGAAGTTTACTTGGATAAGAAATGGTGGAAACCACTCTATCAGAACGAGCGTTTCCGACGTCCTGCGCTCGGAAAAACGTTACGCGAAATTGCGAAAGTAGAATCCGAAACCTTCCGCTTGAATCCGGATCGGAACAAGGCTCTAGACGCGGTTCGAAAATATTTCTACGAAGGTCCGATCGTGGATCGAATCATCCAGGCTCATGATGCAAACGATGGAACAATGGTAAGATCGGACTTTACGACCTATTCCGGCGGTTGGGAAGAGCCGCTTCAAGGAAACTACGGGCCTTATACGATCTTCTCCAATCAGACTTGGAACCAGGGAGCTGTGGTCCCAATTGCACTTCAAATTTTAGACGGAATCGATTTAAAATCGATGGGTCACAATTCTCCAAAATACATACATACTGTTGCGCAAGCGATTGAACTCGCAATGGCGGATCGAGAAAAATATTTCGGTGATCCGGCCTTTGTAGATGTTCCCCTGGAAGGACTTCTAAGCAAAGAATATGCGAGCGAGAGAAGAAAACTTTTGCAACCCACCGCATTCGGTAAAACCCCTCCCTTCGGAAATCCTGTCGTTTATCAAAAGAAGAATGTTTCAAACTCACTCGATTCTCAAAGAAAAAAGAAAAATTTTTTGCGGAATCAAAATGATTCTCCTATCGATCAAAATCAACTTTCAATAGAGAATACCTCGGATTCTTCTAATCTCAACACTTCGGTATTACGACGTATGATCGGAAAACTGAATTCTTTTGAAACGCCTCTTGCATTCCATTCTTCCGTCGAAGATCGGCAACTTTCTCTTTGGGAAAAAACCGGAAAAATCGGACGGGATACGACTTATCTCAGCATCATCGATCCCAAAGGAAATTCCCTCTCTTTAACTCCGAGCGACTTTCCACAATCGCCGATGATCGAAGGAGATATCACTTTGGGAATTCGAATGACTCAGTTTCGATTGGATCCAAACCATCCTTCCGCACTTCTTCCCGGGAAACGACCGACGATAACTCCGAACGCTTCGATGGTTTTTAAAGATGGTAAATTTTTGATGAGTTTCGGTACTCCCGGCGGCGACATGCAAACTCAGGCAACTATACAAGTTTTTTTGAATATGTTTGTTTTCGGTATGAATCCTCAAGCCGCAGTCAATGCTCCTCGTTTTCGTTCCCTAAATTGGCCGGACGCTTTTTCACCTCATGCCTATTATCCGGGTCGTTTAGAATTGGAAAAAGAAATCGATATGAATCATGGAAAAGCGTTAAAAGAATTGGGATACGACGTGATTGGACGCGATGCCTGGGAATACGATTTCGCCGCTCCTTGTATTTCGCTGAAAGATCCGAAAACGGGAAAACTCTACGGAGGAGCCGATCCAAGAAAAGAATCCTGGGCGGAAGGGAGATAG
- a CDS encoding DUF1564 domain-containing protein: MGILLLNSDHELHTTLQEKRTDVVTLLVPKKTLLRLSEKERRNLSKRIPLLLERYAKYLTSIKRIGNKAEKTLYQPSPRKGEMQRINVRVSRKSWALLGLLAQVHGVSRCFLFHFLLELDELGVGDSIVNIMNAGGPTFHRTYRYTFHIDILNHRIKRSLKCDPIDFFQVLDYRDLPDS; encoded by the coding sequence ATGGGAATATTACTTTTAAACTCCGATCATGAACTTCATACTACCCTCCAGGAAAAGCGAACAGATGTGGTAACCTTACTCGTTCCGAAAAAAACCTTACTCCGATTGAGTGAAAAGGAAAGGAGGAATCTTTCGAAGAGAATTCCTCTTCTTTTGGAAAGATATGCAAAATATCTTACTTCAATAAAACGAATAGGAAATAAAGCGGAGAAAACTTTATACCAACCCAGTCCAAGAAAAGGAGAAATGCAGAGAATCAATGTTCGAGTAAGTAGGAAGAGCTGGGCGCTCCTGGGTTTGTTAGCCCAGGTTCACGGAGTTTCTCGTTGTTTTCTCTTTCATTTTCTTTTGGAACTGGATGAGTTGGGCGTCGGGGATTCGATCGTGAATATTATGAATGCGGGAGGTCCAACATTCCACAGGACTTACAGATATACATTTCATATCGATATCCTGAATCATCGAATAAAACGATCCTTAAAATGCGATCCGATCGATTTTTTTCAGGTTTTGGATTATCGAGATCTTCCTGATTCTTGA
- a CDS encoding UDP-N-acetylmuramate--L-alanine ligase, which yields MKIFLIGIGGIAMGNLAHMLKKSGHEVSGSDTGVYPPMSDKLKEWGIPYFEGFKAENIQGQELFIVGNAISRGNPEVEEMLNRGVEYLSMPAAISKFFLKGKKVIVVAGTHGKTTTTFLIHHILKENGVSPGLFVGGIRKDGFPGFELGNGPFFVIEGDEYDTAFFDKSSKFLHYRPTYAVLNALDYDHADIFPNIEAIETMFKRLINLVPGNGKIFYWSGSGSLKKLVQNVKFTKTEGFEWNRKDSSLSWKKHELFWEERKLDPVIFGDHNYRNLEVAIRVCSEILKEQNPNGYKEGISKAIDSFPGVKRRQDILFQSPKAIVMEDFAHHPVAVHETIHAIKKRFHGYKIIALFEPRSATSHRNVFQKEYSYSFLGADLTILTEIHNLKKVSKEIRLDVKKLVQKLLKNSKTIPVYAKDPQELLAKLEKMIPQFTGEKILILAMSNGSFGGIYTGLVDLARKHT from the coding sequence TTGAAAATTTTTCTAATCGGAATCGGCGGAATTGCGATGGGAAATCTCGCGCATATGCTCAAAAAAAGCGGACACGAGGTTTCCGGTTCGGATACGGGAGTTTACCCTCCTATGTCCGACAAGTTGAAAGAATGGGGAATTCCTTACTTCGAAGGCTTTAAGGCCGAGAATATACAAGGTCAGGAACTGTTCATCGTAGGGAATGCGATCTCAAGAGGAAATCCCGAAGTGGAAGAGATGCTCAATCGCGGAGTCGAATATCTTTCGATGCCTGCCGCGATCAGCAAATTCTTTCTCAAAGGTAAAAAGGTGATCGTTGTCGCCGGAACACATGGGAAGACCACGACTACATTCCTAATTCATCATATTTTAAAAGAGAACGGGGTTTCTCCCGGTTTGTTCGTGGGCGGAATTCGTAAAGACGGCTTCCCTGGATTCGAACTGGGGAATGGTCCGTTTTTCGTGATCGAGGGCGACGAATACGATACGGCTTTTTTCGACAAGTCTTCCAAATTCTTACACTATCGTCCCACCTATGCGGTGTTAAACGCATTGGATTACGACCACGCGGATATTTTTCCCAATATAGAAGCGATCGAAACGATGTTCAAACGTCTGATCAACTTAGTTCCCGGAAATGGAAAGATCTTCTATTGGAGCGGATCGGGATCTCTGAAAAAATTGGTTCAGAACGTTAAGTTCACGAAGACCGAAGGTTTCGAATGGAATCGAAAAGATTCTTCTCTTTCTTGGAAAAAGCACGAACTCTTCTGGGAAGAAAGAAAATTGGATCCCGTTATTTTCGGAGATCACAATTATCGAAATCTAGAAGTGGCAATCCGCGTTTGTTCCGAAATTCTAAAAGAACAAAATCCGAACGGTTACAAGGAAGGGATCTCGAAGGCGATCGATTCCTTTCCAGGTGTAAAAAGAAGACAGGACATTCTTTTTCAATCTCCGAAAGCGATCGTGATGGAGGACTTTGCGCACCACCCGGTCGCGGTTCACGAAACGATTCACGCGATCAAAAAACGGTTTCACGGTTATAAGATCATCGCTCTCTTTGAGCCGAGAAGCGCGACATCTCACAGAAACGTGTTTCAGAAAGAATATTCGTATTCTTTCTTAGGAGCTGATTTAACAATTCTTACCGAAATTCATAATTTGAAGAAGGTCTCAAAAGAGATTCGTTTGGACGTGAAAAAGCTGGTCCAAAAACTTTTGAAAAATTCCAAAACGATCCCGGTTTACGCAAAGGACCCTCAGGAGTTGCTTGCAAAACTTGAGAAAATGATTCCCCAATTTACGGGAGAAAAAATTCTTATCTTAGCCATGTCCAACGGTTCCTTCGGCGGCATTTACACCGGACTTGTGGACTTGGCTCGGAAGCACACATGA
- a CDS encoding ABC transporter permease, with translation MFQNIKWIFFKEVKVFFGTFMAPLVFGGTAFLNSLFVLILNFNAGTNYVDTTVITFLSFMSTIIIAMLILSMGSITEERNRGTLEFLFTAPITDLEIVAGKFTFGALICLLIAVFVNGLFPIFLYSFWKAPLYIVVSGTIGVFLLGIFSFAVGLFGSSLGKNQMTSLLISIVIILTLWVSGYFSYLFDSVTRKVLYHLHIFSHFIGFCKGVLPLNGIVFFVSGTLFFLYLTVKVLESRRWRG, from the coding sequence ATGTTCCAAAATATCAAATGGATTTTTTTTAAAGAAGTGAAAGTGTTCTTCGGAACGTTTATGGCTCCGTTGGTTTTCGGCGGAACCGCTTTCTTGAATTCTCTTTTCGTGCTCATTTTGAATTTTAACGCGGGCACAAATTACGTCGACACGACCGTGATCACGTTTCTTTCTTTTATGTCCACGATCATCATCGCGATGTTGATTCTTTCGATGGGAAGTATCACGGAAGAAAGAAACCGAGGCACTCTCGAATTTCTTTTTACGGCTCCGATCACGGATCTCGAAATTGTTGCCGGTAAATTTACCTTCGGCGCTTTGATTTGTCTTTTGATCGCGGTTTTCGTAAACGGATTGTTTCCAATTTTCTTATATTCTTTTTGGAAAGCTCCGCTCTACATCGTGGTGTCCGGAACGATCGGAGTTTTTCTTTTGGGAATTTTTTCTTTTGCGGTCGGGCTTTTCGGAAGTAGTCTCGGTAAGAATCAGATGACTTCTCTTTTGATTTCCATCGTGATCATTTTGACGCTTTGGGTTTCGGGTTATTTTTCGTATCTATTCGATTCGGTGACTCGAAAAGTTTTATATCACCTTCATATTTTTTCCCATTTTATCGGGTTTTGTAAAGGAGTCCTCCCTTTGAACGGAATCGTTTTCTTTGTCAGTGGAACGTTATTCTTTCTTTATCTCACCGTGAAAGTTTTGGAATCTAGGAGATGGAGAGGATGA
- a CDS encoding O-acetyl-ADP-ribose deacetylase, translated as MKYRIQLIQDDITKLKVDAIVNAANNSLLGGGGVDGAIHSAGGPAILEECYKIRNRQGECKTGEAVITTAGKLPAKFVIHAVGPIWYGGKKNEDQLLENAYTNSLRLAKENSILTIAFPNISTGIYNFPKERAGKIAVHSVLDFLKKDTTLEKVFFVCFDSENFRIYEALLPI; from the coding sequence ATGAAATATAGAATTCAACTCATACAAGATGATATCACGAAACTTAAAGTGGATGCGATCGTAAACGCGGCCAACAATTCTTTGTTAGGCGGTGGAGGAGTCGACGGAGCGATCCACAGCGCGGGAGGTCCGGCAATATTGGAAGAATGTTATAAAATCAGAAACCGACAAGGAGAATGTAAGACCGGAGAGGCCGTAATTACCACTGCCGGAAAACTTCCCGCGAAATTCGTGATCCATGCTGTAGGTCCGATCTGGTATGGAGGAAAGAAGAATGAAGATCAACTATTAGAAAACGCTTATACGAATAGCCTTCGTTTAGCCAAAGAAAACTCGATTCTTACGATCGCCTTCCCGAATATAAGCACTGGAATTTATAATTTTCCAAAAGAAAGGGCGGGCAAAATTGCGGTTCATTCAGTTCTCGATTTCTTAAAAAAAGATACCACGCTTGAAAAAGTATTCTTCGTTTGTTTTGATTCCGAAAATTTTAGAATTTACGAAGCACTGCTACCAATTTAG
- a CDS encoding 3-hydroxyacyl-CoA dehydrogenase family protein, giving the protein MREIKTVTVLGANGTMGAGSAAIVASFGKAKVHMLARDISKAKEGIEKAIGSVKTDTIRPRLIPGSYDADLEKAVAESDWVFELVAESYEVKEPINKRIASSRRPGTIVSTVSSGLSIERLSKAFDEDGQKHYFGTHFFNPPYKMILCELVSHKGSDKKVLKQLGEYLDKVLGRAVVYTNDTPAFAGNRIGFQLINEVAQIAEKYSDKGGIALMDAIMSGYTGRAMAPLDTADFVGLDVHKAIVDNLYEMTKDAAHSTFKMPGYFQKLIDKGDLGRKAGGGLYKMSKTPDGKKEKLVYNIGADLYEPLPKFDIEFIRQANRRISEADYIGAMNIVKEAKGFEADLARYFIARYVSYSLSIVGEVVDTKEMADLAMGTGFNWAPASAFVDFLGGPKDTIQLIEKAKLPVPEVLAKAKPGKPFYELKEKLDARSLFKG; this is encoded by the coding sequence ATGAGAGAGATAAAAACAGTAACAGTATTAGGCGCTAACGGTACTATGGGCGCCGGGTCAGCAGCAATCGTTGCCTCCTTCGGGAAGGCAAAAGTCCACATGCTTGCAAGGGACATAAGCAAAGCGAAAGAAGGTATTGAGAAAGCAATCGGTTCAGTGAAGACAGATACGATCCGCCCAAGACTCATTCCCGGTTCTTACGATGCAGATCTTGAAAAAGCAGTAGCCGAATCCGACTGGGTCTTTGAACTCGTTGCGGAAAGTTATGAAGTAAAAGAACCGATCAACAAAAGAATCGCGAGCTCCAGAAGACCTGGCACTATCGTTTCTACTGTTTCTTCCGGACTTTCTATTGAAAGACTTTCAAAGGCATTCGATGAAGACGGACAAAAGCACTATTTTGGAACTCACTTCTTCAACCCTCCATATAAAATGATTCTTTGTGAACTCGTTTCGCACAAAGGATCGGATAAAAAAGTTCTCAAACAACTCGGAGAATATCTGGATAAGGTTCTTGGCCGCGCGGTCGTTTACACAAACGATACTCCTGCGTTTGCAGGAAATAGAATCGGATTTCAGCTCATCAACGAAGTAGCCCAAATTGCGGAGAAATATTCCGATAAAGGCGGGATCGCTCTTATGGACGCGATCATGAGCGGTTATACCGGAAGAGCGATGGCTCCTTTGGATACAGCGGATTTCGTAGGTCTGGACGTTCACAAAGCGATCGTGGACAACCTCTACGAAATGACAAAAGATGCGGCTCATTCTACTTTTAAAATGCCGGGTTATTTTCAGAAGCTTATCGATAAAGGTGATTTAGGAAGAAAAGCAGGTGGCGGACTTTATAAGATGTCCAAAACTCCGGACGGAAAGAAAGAGAAGTTAGTCTATAATATAGGCGCTGATCTTTACGAACCTCTTCCTAAGTTTGATATCGAATTCATTCGTCAGGCGAACAGAAGAATTTCCGAAGCGGATTACATCGGCGCTATGAATATCGTAAAGGAAGCGAAAGGTTTTGAAGCGGACCTCGCGAGATACTTCATCGCAAGATACGTAAGTTATTCTCTTTCTATCGTAGGAGAAGTCGTAGACACAAAAGAAATGGCGGACCTCGCAATGGGAACCGGATTCAACTGGGCTCCTGCGTCTGCGTTCGTCGATTTCTTAGGCGGACCTAAGGATACGATTCAATTGATCGAAAAAGCAAAACTTCCGGTTCCTGAGGTATTGGCAAAAGCGAAACCGGGGAAACCGTTTTACGAGCTGAAGGAAAAACTTGACGCTCGATCACTTTTTAAAGGATAA
- a CDS encoding acyl-CoA thioesterase has protein sequence MISTPIQTRWMDMDPFAHVSNSVFVSYLEIGRVDYCRRRFDVKDVFEVPFILARIEIDLKKSIEMNHVVEVQTSVIRIGNSSWDFQSVILESNTKEVFAVAKTVQVTFDHKTKATIPIPPRIRKILEEDLKHFQIQNQEG, from the coding sequence ATGATTTCCACCCCGATTCAGACGAGATGGATGGACATGGATCCGTTTGCTCACGTAAGCAATTCCGTATTCGTTTCCTATTTGGAAATCGGAAGAGTGGATTATTGTCGTCGTCGTTTCGACGTAAAGGATGTCTTCGAAGTTCCTTTTATTCTCGCGAGAATCGAAATCGATCTTAAAAAATCCATCGAAATGAATCATGTCGTCGAAGTCCAAACTTCTGTAATTCGTATCGGAAATAGCTCTTGGGATTTTCAATCCGTTATTTTAGAATCCAATACAAAGGAAGTATTCGCGGTGGCGAAGACCGTTCAAGTCACCTTTGATCACAAGACAAAGGCTACGATTCCCATTCCGCCAAGAATCAGAAAAATCTTAGAGGAAGATCTAAAGCATTTTCAGATTCAAAATCAAGAGGGTTAG